The window CCAGGTCTGGCCAAGTGCTGGCGCTAATATTTGACAGTTGTACTAAAATACCCGTGTTGTGATCATTCTCATACACTTGGATAAATAAATGTTATAGGCGCAAGCATGAAATGCTGAAGGCAAAAATTAGCGATCTAGATAATCAACTGCGGGAACTAAAGGCTGATAGACACGAGAATGAGAGAGATGCCAGGATGTCTCAGGCAGTTGAAACTCTAAAACGCCTCTTTCCTGGTGTTCATGGTCGCATGACTGACCTCTGCCGGCCAACACAGAAGAAGTATAACCTTGCTGTTACTGTTGCTATGGGCAGATTTATGGATGCTGTAGTAGTCGAGGACGAACACACTGGGAAGGAATGTATAAAGGTCCCATGTATATGATTACTTTAAAACTGTCACTCTTGTATACTCATCATTACAATCTTCACCAGTCGTTGGATAATCAATCTTGCTGAttgaatgatatttttgttcatgtcaaaattaaaatgtaaagTTCTTGTGTTATTTTTGTTGCTGATTCTATTTTCATGAAAATCTTTAACTACTTGTCAAAGTTGAGCCTCAGGCCCTCAGCTTTTCTTGCTTTCCGATTCTGATGCATATTAGCCGACCCCATCTAGTGGTATAAATGCTTTAGATTGATTGATCGGGTTACTAGTTATTTGCAGTGTGTAACTGGCATATTCAATTTGTGACGGGAaccatttatgatttatttgttttttgacCGATGAAAAATacccattttaattttttcacaaaatttaatgaGCTGATGATTTTTGTATATGTTTGTGTTTGttatcatttttcaaaatttaaatgctACTTGATTATGACTAGCGAGCTTTCTTGTTTGCAGTATTTGAAAGAACAAAGGCTTCCTCCACTAACATTTATACCTCTTCAGTCGGTGCGTGTGAAGCCAGTTATTGAGAGGCTGCGCACCTTAGGAGGAACAGCCAAGTTGGTCTTTGATGTCATACAGTATCCTCGATTGAAGCAAGCGGACCGATAATATGATTTATCATGTGCATATACATGGAAATCTTAGTTATTGTTTACCTGATTATGATTACGTATCGAATTGAATCTCACGTTCTATAGTTCTAGTGCCACAGTAACTGGAAATTCTCACACGCAGTGTTTATGTCTGAGTATTCTACATTTTTCTCCACCTATTGTTTATCAAGAATTTGTACATATTTTTCCTGTTTAAACGTGAACCGTATCTTGTTAGATTCCTGCTTTAGGTTATCTTTATATGTTTACATTGCTCATTTTCTCATCTGAAGTAATTACTTTTGTATTATCTAAGTCTTATGTTTGCCAGAAGGTTCtaaattgaatttgattgttgctcatgaaaatttgatttttaagttTCTATCTCTTGAGTGAATAAATCTGAGACATATATGTTGTCTTTTATGGTGAATTTTGCAGGGATGTTGCATAAATTATGCCTTTGTTTGGTAGCATGCAATTAGCTGCTTtgtttgatataatttttaGAGTTTGCTGGCCACAACTTTGTTGATTTCTGCCCCCATTTGTAGAACTTGCCCTCCCTAAATCTGGCCATTCATTGAAGATATATACTCGAGAATTTGTGGTTTatttataattcaaatatttctgCGGGAGGTTGAGTCCTTTTCAGCAATGCTATTATTGTAGGTCCTTTCCTTGACAGATACAGATTTGATCCTGTGCTGGAAAAAGCTATTTTGTTTGCTGTTGGAAATACCTTAGTTTGCGATGATCTTCACGAAGCTAAAGATCTGAGCTGGAGTGGGCAGAGGTTCAAAGGTATAATAGTGCTGTATTTATTTCTAGAGGTGCTAAACTGACCCGTGCTATTACCTTCTGTCCTTTTTCTTGGATCACAGTTGTGACTACTGACGGGACTTTACTGACCAAATCCGGCACCATGACTGGTGGCACAAGTGGTGGAATGGAGGCACGTTCACACAAATGGGATGACAAAAAAATTGAAGGTCTTTGAAGTTTTTATTCTACACCATATTTGTTTGTTTGCTTTTCTGCTGATGTTATTGTGTATTGCAGGGCttaagaagaaaaaagaagatctTGAATCTGAATCTGAAAAGCTTGGGTCAATAAGAGAAATGCAGCTCAAGGAGTCTGAAGCATCTGGAAAAATCAGTGGACTTGAGAAAAAGATTCAGTATGCAGAAATCGAGAAGGTTTGCCTTCCCCTCCTGTATGAAGTAATCTTTTTACTCGAAAAAAGGTCATAAACATCCAAATGGTTTAGTGACGAATCCCCTTTTGTATGCATCACATGCTCTTTATGTCTATGAGCCAGTGGACAACAGAGTAATCACTAACTGAACAAAGAGTTTCAATAGCATAAAAAAATTGGATAAACCTGACAATCCTATTTCAAGTTTGTTACAGTCTGGCTCTAATATTTTTTCTGGTTTAATGATGCTGGGAATGCATGGGAATTCAGGATGCTTTGTGTGTTTTGTGCTTGTTCTGGTTTAGAAGTCAAGATTATATTGTTTTATGTTCATTTGAAAGGAAAAGGATTTGAGATTAAAGAGGATGTTCGGGGCATTATGTTAGTATTGTGTTTGCTTAAATACTTTTTGTTGAAATTCTTTGTTATATTTAAGCAACTATACAAATTTATTCTCCATCATCTTATTTACTAACACTCTCCCTCAATTATTTGTGAAGGCGTCTTTCCTGCCTAACATGCTAACTTGAAATAAGAGTTATCTTGTCATTGGCACTTTCCTAATTTTCATCTTAAAGCTAGTTTCTGTCAAACAACCATATGTTCATTACAGTCAACCACTACCTCTCGATCAGCTTGCTGCATCCTCCTCATTCAAGTGTTCAGTTCAAACAATTGACAATAATTTTCCAAAGCTGAGTAGTTTTCTCAACCAGCCTCCAAAGCATCTCAAGTTGTTGACACAAGAACATAAAAGGTTTTCCCACGACCGAATCCCTGGAATTGATCAGCTCGGCAGTTACCATTGAGTTTTTCAACTGCCACTGCCAATATTTTGGATTGTTAGTGGCAGACAGTTTCGCTTCGCCATTTGAATATACCCCCATTTTCATTTGTCATCTATCATCGAGTGCACTGATTGAGAGCAATCGATGTAATTTTAGCCATTCAATTTGTGAATCATAACTTGGGTGGAATTTTCTAAGAAAGAAATTCTTATGTGGCTGAGACATTCCTACCCATGATATCATGAGCAGCTGGATTTCAAAGTGGCAAAACCAGCACCGACTGTGATTTTTATTGAACTACTTGTTGTAGAGGAGTCGATTACAATCTAAATTGAGAAAAGTTAACCCAATTATTCCAACTAGTCTGGAAACTAACTTATTCTCTCCATAATTCTGGGATCTAACTTTCCTAGCTTATTCAAATCAATTCTCAATCATAGTTACTTTGCGGTCTATTGAATTCAATTCTCAATCAtagatgtttttttatttttgacaagTTTTTATGAATTTGTGCTTTGTTGAACGTAGTTATCTAGACAGACACAGATTGACATATAATGATAATGCAAAATGTCTCCTTTAGCTTTCCATGGGTAAACTAAAGATGCCTTTAGGTgttaaatttatgttttctttTAAATGCAGTATTGATTAGTTTGAAAGTGGTGGCATGTTCTGTCTTGGTTCTTAGATCCCATCACACTGTAATGTGATTTGACTTTATTTCTTTTAGAAAAGCATAGAGGACAAGCTTTCAAACTAATCAATACATGTTCTGTCTTGGTTCTTAGATCCCATCACACTGTAATGTGATTTGACTTTATTTCTTTTAGAAAAGCATAGAGGACAAGCTTATCAAAATGAAGGTGGAGAAGAGCAATATAGAAGATGAAATTGGTCGCGTCAAACCTGAATTTCAAAAggttttctttggttccttaATTTTCCTATCCCTGGTTAAAAAGACCTAAAAATGGGTTTGGCTTTTGTAGTTGGAAAATACTATTAGCACAAGGACATCAAAGATTACATCATTGGAAAAGAGGATCAATGATATAGTTGACCGAATCTACAAGATATTCAGTGAGTCTGTCGGGGTTAAAAACATTCGTGAATATGAAGAAAATCATCTAAAGGCTATTGACGAGATGGCGGCAGAGACGCTTAGCTTGCATAACCAGCAGTCAAAGCTAAAGTACCAGTATGTATTCTGGAAGTTTATTTATCAGGTCTTTAAGATGGTTGTTTTGTCATATCTTTTTGCATTTTCGAATGCTAGCTTTAATTTCTGTTTTGAGTgcttttttcatatttcctctAATGGTTTTGCATGTGTTAATTTGCATTCATAAAAAAGAAACATTTCAGGCACTGTTGAAGTATGTATTGAGCTTTTTCTTAAGATTCATGAATGAACAATTGAATCTGCTTGTTCAACAGttatttttatatgaatttcaTATTCTCTCTTTAGATGCATTTTGGTACATCATTACTAGCTGCGATGCTTCTAAGAATCGTTTTAATTAACGAAGGGCTAATATGTAACAAAGCTTTTTAGGATAATTTTGATTGAAATGGTTTTTCAATAACAAGTATCATGGGTGCAATCAAGCTACAATAAAGTTTGCTCTTGGCTATTGTCTTCCAGATATATTCATGTAAATGCTTACAAAGCTACAAAGTTCAGGGCCAAAAaggtttattaattttttaataacaaGTATCATGGGTGCAATCAAGTTGATATTTTATCTTATGGTAAATTATGTATTGGGTTATTTCAACTTCCAGAGATATTCTTTAACATGTAACCGGACTGTAAAGCACAGACCCAAAACTGACCATTTTTGTCCATGACCGGCCAATTTCTTCTGTAAGAAACTAGTACTCTGGGTTTTGGTATTGTTTGTGAAGGTAGACCTAAGTACCATGCCGGTTTCTTTTGCATTTAATGTGAAGTacagtaataatttttttacaccTCACATTTACCATAAGATGCGATCTAGCTAGCATCTTGTGGTAAATTATGTGCTTAGTTATTTCAACTTGCAGATATATTCTTTAATTATCCAACTGCAAAGCACAGACCCAAAACTTTATCCGTTTTTTCTCGATGACTGGCCAATTTCTTCTGATAAGAAACTGAAACTCttggttttggttttggttttggtATTGTCTGTGAAGGTAGACCTCGGTATCATTGTGGTCTTTTTTGCATTGAATGAAGTACAGTGTATTTATTTCAACCCATTTGGCTAGGTTGGAGTATGAAATGAAACGAGATGTGGGTTCACGAATTGCCAAGCTGGAATCAACTATCTCCGACTTGAAAATTTCTTTGAAAGAGGTAGAGAAAAGTCAGAATGAATTGAAATCAGCAATGGAGACTGCAAATTCCGAGATTGAGAATTTAAAGGAAGAAGTACGAGGTACTTAGAGTCCTTTTCCCCTTTTTTCTTGGGTTAAAACTCTCAACTGCCAGTTCCTTAAGCATCTGATTAAGTCTATCCGTATACCATAAATCTCAGGAGGAATATCTGTATGTGCTTATTCGATGAAACGACTGACCGATAGATATTAAATCGTGAGGCACAGTAGAGCCTAGGCGAAAGGCATGGTACATGCTTTATTGAAGTGAGACAGTCAAAGGAATAATATTCTAGAATCTAAATCTCTGATGTGATTTTCCTCGTATAAAAGCCAACATGCTTTTAAAAAGCTGTTAAACAACTATAAAACTAATAATTGTCGGTTCATAAGCACAAATGAATTACTGTTATCTTGTATGTCATTTTGAATTGATTCCATGCGTACTTAAAAAAACATCTTGGATTTACTTTTGCCGGAGGCTGATATGTATTTGTGCTTCGGATTTCAAGATAATGCTAGATCTGGTTCTTCATCTTATCACTATTGTATTCACATGATCTCAAGTTCCCGTGTTCAGGTCCCATACTTTTCGTTTTGGAccatttcaaattttgaattcagcATGAAAACTCTAAATTTACCATCTATCCTCTTCAGAGTGGAAGTTGAAATCTGAAGATTGTGAAAAGGATATCCAGGAATGGAAGAAAAAGATCTCTGCAGCTACTACAAATATTAGCAAACACAATCGTCAAATTAAGTCCAAGGTTTGCAATGATCGGTTGCTTTCCTTGAGAAATGTCATTGATGAGCTTCCACACATTAGTTTCTTAAACATCATTCTCTTACTGCCTTTTAGATTATTAAATGTATCTAAAAGAATTTACTTTAGATTATATGCTTATGAAATTGCAGGAGGCTCTGATTGAGCAGTTGAATTTGCAGAAGCAAGAGATATTAGAGAAGTGTGAACTAGAACGTATAGATATTCCAACAGTGGATGACCCTATGGATACCGGATCATCATCACTGGGGCCTGTTTTTGACTTCAGTTTACTGAATAAATCTCTTCTGCAAAAGTCAAAACCATCTGAAAGGGACaaaattgaaaatgaatttACACAAAAAATAACTTCTTTGGTGTCtgaaattgaaagaacagctccGAATTTGAAGGCACTTGACCAGTATGAAGCTGTGTTGGCGAAGGAAAGAGCTGCATCCAAAGAATGGGAAGCTGCCAGAGATGAGCAGAACAAAATAACTGCTGAATACAACAGAATTAAGCAGACAAGGTGCTCtattaaatgttaaaaaatttCGTGCTATATTATAGAAGATTATCCTTCTAAATATACATCACTAGAATTATAACACCTAAATGACCTACTCTCCTTACTGCACCAAATAATGACACCGAGATGTTGCAAAAAATGTGTGGCAACTGATTAATGAGGTGAGGTCTTCCTGTAAATCTTGTATGAAACATTCAGAACCTGTTTACTCTCAGCCTCTCAATACTCAATATTGAACCAAGCACATGATTTCTAGACAGCAAAAATTATCATGGTATGTTATATTGTGCTGGTGTCATGTTAATATATCTTGTTTTGGAAGGGAACCATTCTGCTAGTGTGAATTAAATAGTCCAAGTGAGTGTTTTATATGTGCCTATTATAAGAAAAAGCTCCTTTCGTTTCATTCTCAGTTTTTCTGTGGTCTATATGTGCTTTGCTGTCCTACTGTCAATGCTTTTGCTTCCGACCCGTTTTTAGCTTGCGCTTCAACTTGATGTTGTCATGCACAACCTTCGGTTTATGCTGAGCTTATTCCTGCTTCTGTATGGCAGCGATACTCTGTCTGTCCCATCTTGTTTCGTGCCACTAACTTTATGTTCGATTTAGGCACGACTTGTTTATGAAAGCCTTTGATCATATATCTGGTAACATCGACAAAATATACAATGAACTCACGAAAAGCAGTACTCACTCAGTGGGCGGGGCAAGCAGTACCCATGCAGTGGGTGGAACTGCGTATCTGAACTTGGAGAACCCGGACGAGCCATATTTATACGGCATTAAGTACAGTGCTATGCCTCCAACAAAGCGATATCGTGACATGTCACAGCTATCTGGTGGTGAGAAGACTGTAGCAGCACTTGCACTACTCTTCTCAATCCATAGGTGTTTACAATACCATGCATGAGTGATCTCTTTGAAGGAAATCCCGCCCATTCTTACCAACTGTCAACTGACCGTTTTTTATCCTTGGATTTTCCAGTTTTAGACCTTCACCATTCTTCATATTAGATGAAGTGGATGCTGCATTAGATAATCTAAATGTCGCCAAAGTTGCTAGCTTTATTCGGTCAAAATCATGTGGAGGAGCAAGGCTCGATGTAGATGTAGAACTTGGTACTGGATTTCAGAGCATCGTGATCTCACTCAAGGATAATTTTTACGATAAAGCCGAAGCTTTGGTTGGTGTTTACAGAGACTCTGATAGAGGGTAAGAAATACTTACTCTGTTTCATTCTTTCGTCTGCTTCATATTTGAGTTACAAGAAAACAAATATCGATGCTTCTTTGCTGCAGATGCTCGCGGACATTGACGTTTGATTTGACAAAATACCATGAATAGTGATTCGACTCACTCCAGGCTCGTTACATGTTGGCCTGAAGCTGTTTATGATCTGTATAACGATTCCGAAAGTATGTATTATCATATGTGACTCAGGAATATTAGAATGTACAGGTTCAAGGTTTGTAGTGTTAGCTGCTAGTTTCAGGTGGTAGATTGACTTCGTAATTTTTATCCGCAAAGATCTGTGTTCCGAATCACGTGTGTGTGTTTGTCTCCGTAGTATTTTGATTCGATTTCATGTTCTGAAAATAATTTGATTCcatattctttttatttggCCAAAACTTTGATTTTATTTGAAGTAAGAATATTGTAAATTTGAaggatttttttaaagataaaaagatGTAGTTAGGCTACACTCCCACAGGGTCGCTCATGCTCAAAAGAGGAAATAGGTATTTTATTCTCagtgttttttaaaaaagatggtTATTGTCACAACGAGAGGTTTGATGGAAAGCTAACACATGAGCGAGAGGCCAAGATTTCGCAGAAAACCAAattagattaatttaaaatttactctTTTAAGACGAGGAAAATCGAGTGTATCTACCTTCTTTGAATACATTAAATTGCTTTCCTCACTCTCTAAATATCATACGATCCCATTAACCCGATTATAAAGgtttaattaataaactaataATAAGTAGCTACACGATGGTAGAGCTGTAAAAATGAGTTAGGATGATCGTGCTGATTAGTTCTGCTTCACCAAATGGCGAGTTGTGACGATCACGGGTCAGCTTGCCCCAACAAATCTTTTACAACTAAAAATTATTCACCAttccctatatatatatatatatatatatagatttgttAACTCATTGAGTTATATATTTGTTAACtcatcaaaactcaaaacactCCTCAGTAAATATTATCCTGAGAAGGAAGCCACCTGCCCACCACAAACCCTTATGTGGAAGCCATCAGAGGACACTACCCATGCACACTGCAAAATGGCAAACCCCTCAGCCTATGTGTCTACTCAAACTCAACCTTCTCCACTATTAAAGCCCTCACTCCCACACTTCTCCCCATCTACCACAAATCATGGCTCCAAAAATCTTGCTTCCGGTGCTCGCCTTTCTTCTGCTCTCCAGCTTCAGCTTTGCTCTTCGAGGAAGCAGCTGGCAGCAGAACCAGTGCCAGATCGACAGAATCATTCCCCATGAGCCCACACAGCGCATCCAGTCTGAAGGAGGATACAGCGAGTTCTGGGATTTTAACAAGGATGAATTCCAGTGCGCTGGTGTCTCATTCCACCGCCACACAATCAAGTCCAGAGGCATGATGCAGCCTGCTTATCACAATTCCCCTATTCTGACCTATGTTGTCCAAGGTTCGTTAAGCAAAAACTGGCTTATAGGAATAATAATCTTATGTTGTCTTTATTGATGAACTGATGCATGCATGTTTGTTTTTTCAGGCCAGGGGTATTATGGGCTTATGATTTCGGGATGCCCCGAAACCTTTGAATCCTCGCAGCAATCACTAGAAGGAGGAGGAGGTGAGCATAGGTTCCGGGACCGCCATCAAAGAATCGGGCATTTCAAAAAGGGAGACATTATCGCATTTCCTGCCGGGGCGCCGCACTGGTGTTACAACAATGCCGATGAAGATCTTGTGGTTGTTGTTTTGCAAGATAATGCCAATAATGCTAACCAGCTTGATCAGAACCCACGAGTATGCatacttcaaaatatttaaactgTGAGTCAGAAGCTCAAAATGTGGAtgttgatttatatatttacatGCATGCAGTCGTTTTTCCTGGCGGGAAACCCTGGAAGCTCACAAGAGAAGCACCAGCGGTACGGAGAGGAGCATGGGGGAAGCAGACGCGGCCAACATGAGTTCGGCAACGTTTTCCAGGGTCTAGATGTGGAGATATTGGCAGAAGTATTCGGGGTTGATCAAGAGACAGCAAGAAAACTCCGAAGTGAGGATGATTCAAGGGGACCGATCATTAGAGTCGAAAAGGGTCTCCAAGTGATCAAGCCGCCATTCGGTGAAGAAGAATATGGCCGTGGGCAGGGACGAGATGAGCAATATAACGGCGGTGAAAATGGGCTCGAGGAGACTATCTGCACCGCAAAGCTCAGGGAGAATATCGACAATCCCGCACGCTCTGATATATACAACCCACGTGCTGGGAGATACTCCACCGTGAACAGCCTGACCCTCCCCATCCTCAGCTTCCTACGGCTCAGCGCAGCCCGAGGAGTTCTTCACAAGGTAACTTCGTTAtcttaaaatttgaatatatacGCATTTTATCCAACCTGAAGATCATACTTTTCTTTGATATCAGAATGCAATCATGGCGCCACATTGGTGTGTGAACGCGCATAAAATCGTGTACGTAACCCGTGGAGAGTTAAGAATGCAGATAGTGAACCATCGGGGACAAGCGGTGTTCGACGACCGACTCCGGGAGGGGCAGGTGGTGGTGGTGCCTCACAACTTCGCGGTGGTGAAACAGGCCGGAGAAGAAGGCGCTGAATGGGTATCATTCAACACGAACGAAAACGCCATGATCAACACACTGAGCGGCCGTACCTCGGCCTTACGAGGACTGCCGGTTGATGTAATCGCCAACGCGTATCAAATCTCCGAGGATGAGGCGGCGAAGCTAAAGCTTTCACGGCAGGAGACGTTCATTTTCAGCGGAAGCGGAAGGTCTTATAGAGGAGGAAGAGCTGCATCCGCatagattatatatattaagaaaaaaaagCAAGAATGTTTGTAATAATGGTAGCTTGGGTCGGTCGTCTTCTATTGTATGTACTACGTACGAGGTGGCCACCGTGAAATAAGAGCTTTCTACCTCTTGTCTTTCGTTTTTTTGGGAATTCAACAATAATGCATTTGACGTATATATGATCAAACTTTTAAATACTTACTTTTAAAATCACGAAGGTGATGGGGTCTTCCGCATCTAAAATTGCGGATTGATTTCAATTTTGATCCAAATATATTTTACCATTATGTgatagaattttttatttgtatcggaaaaaatattattttttataatgtataagtattattttttattataaatacgaGTAGATGTTCATTCTTGTATTTTTTCAAGAGACCTATTGAATTTCAGTTAGAATATAGAataatataagattttttacatttttcaaatttatattttacaaGCAAAGAAGACAGTATTAGCAAAGAAGgctgttttattttatattgtaaATATTTACAACGGTTATATTGTAAATATTTGTAAAGGTTTTTGTGAGATAGTTTTATAACAAACAAACTTACCGAGTGAATTTCAGTCTGAATATGGAATACTTAACTAGGGATGGTaatgggtagggtatgagtcagatttcatacatccatccccatatccatttattaaattcatcctcATACTCATACCCATTNttttgtgagacggatttcttatttgggtcatccatgaaaaaatattagcattttgtgagactgattttttatttgggtcatccatgaaaaaatattactttttatgttaagagtattattttttattgtgaatatcggtagagttaaccggtctcatagataaagatttgtgagactaTCTCAAAAGACCTATTCTTTACACAAAGAAGGCCACAATGACTTGTGATTAGTAAGGATGAGACGAATATTCTAGTTTTCTATTTCATCTGTGTTTTTCAAGTTCGAGATATTTCCGAATCCGAAATCACTGGAATCTAATCTTCATGTCGAactaaaacttattattatctattattattagtgatattaatattattaatattttaaataattatattatattatttttattattttcggaAGAGTTTTgaggattttaaaaaataaaaaaaccttaaaatcctcaaaaccccaatataaaaaaatcaaagatctcTCTCTATCTCCGTTTCGAATTTTTACTGCTAATTGTCATCCCTAATGATTAATATAGAATAGTAAGAATCTATATCTGTATGTGTATATATTCTGAGCTGGCAAAGGCACGATATAACATATTTGAAAAGTTAGAGGGTCCTTTAATAATGTCAAAGTCTAACACCCCGGCCCCACAGACGGACGCTTCATGACGTAACGCATCGGACTCTCCAGAAAACCGCCGGAGAACTGAGCTTAAGCTGCGTATAACCGGCGAAATTTAGCGTCCGTGTTGAGTTTCTCCGGAAACAACAATATAATTGATCTCTAAGGTGATTGCAAATGGTATCTTAATCCATTCATTCCAAAATCTGAAAGTTGTGTTTGAACGGTGAATGAACTCGTTTTTTCCTGTGAAATTAGTAAATGTGCAGCAACCTAGCCTCAGGTCCTTATTTGACTGTATCGGTTACCGATAATGGGCAGCGGAGTTCAGCTTACACCTCCAACAAAGTTACTATCAAGGTAGTAATTACTGACTTCTGCATGATTAGATTGGGTATTTTGAGTATTAATTTCTGCAATTAAACTTTTGTGGATTTTGAGGTACAAATTTCCCTTGC of the Primulina huaijiensis isolate GDHJ02 chromosome 1, ASM1229523v2, whole genome shotgun sequence genome contains:
- the LOC140990203 gene encoding structural maintenance of chromosomes protein 1-like, which encodes MPSRHASGKILRLELENFKSYKGHQVIGPFFDFTAIIGPNGAGKSNLMDAISFVLGVRTGQLRGAQLRDLIYAFDDREKEHRGRKAHVMLVYQLPDGSEIQFTRSITTAGGSEYRIGDRVVNWDDYNAKLRSLGILVKARNFLVFQGDVESIASKNPKELTTLLEQISGSEEYKRQYEELEQQKAEVDEKAVLAHQKKKTISAEKKQKKLQKEEAEKHIKLQEQLKSLKQEHFLWQLLNIQRDIEKANEDLDVEENIRKEIVDELGNYEAEASKKKKEQIGYLKDISQRERRITEKQNKIDKSQPELVRLKEAILRITSKIKSTNKELGKKKEEKRRHTEEVEKLRNDLSDVTKQLEQLKKKSEDAGGKLQLLDSELATYHRFKEEAGMKTAKLKDEKEVLDRQQNADIEARKNLEENIQQLDSRKQELESQGKQMQTRLKKILDAVGKHKDELIRVRKEQREMKDKLVESRRKHEMLKAKISDLDNQLRELKADRHENERDARMSQAVETLKRLFPGVHGRMTDLCRPTQKKYNLAVTVAMGRFMDAVVVEDEHTGKECIKYLKEQRLPPLTFIPLQSVRVKPVIERLRTLGGTAKLVFDVIQFDPVLEKAILFAVGNTLVCDDLHEAKDLSWSGQRFKVVTTDGTLLTKSGTMTGGTSGGMEARSHKWDDKKIEGLKKKKEDLESESEKLGSIREMQLKESEASGKISGLEKKIQYAEIEKKSIEDKLIKMKVEKSNIEDEIGRVKPEFQKLENTISTRTSKITSLEKRINDIVDRIYKIFSESVGVKNIREYEENHLKAIDEMAAETLSLHNQQSKLKYQLEYEMKRDVGSRIAKLESTISDLKISLKEVEKSQNELKSAMETANSEIENLKEEVREWKLKSEDCEKDIQEWKKKISAATTNISKHNRQIKSKEALIEQLNLQKQEILEKCELERIDIPTVDDPMDTGSSSLGPVFDFSLLNKSLLQKSKPSERDKIENEFTQKITSLVSEIERTAPNLKALDQYEAVLAKERAASKEWEAARDEQNKITAEYNRIKQTRHDLFMKAFDHISGNIDKIYNELTKSSTHSVGGASSTHAVGGTAYLNLENPDEPYLYGIKYSAMPPTKRYRDMSQLSGGEKTVAALALLFSIHSFRPSPFFILDEVDAALDNLNVAKVASFIRSKSCGGARLDVDVELGTGFQSIVISLKDNFYDKAEALVGVYRDSDRGCSRTLTFDLTKYHE
- the LOC140970310 gene encoding 11S globulin seed storage protein 1-like, with product MAPKILLPVLAFLLLSSFSFALRGSSWQQNQCQIDRIIPHEPTQRIQSEGGYSEFWDFNKDEFQCAGVSFHRHTIKSRGMMQPAYHNSPILTYVVQGQGYYGLMISGCPETFESSQQSLEGGGGEHRFRDRHQRIGHFKKGDIIAFPAGAPHWCYNNADEDLVVVVLQDNANNANQLDQNPRSFFLAGNPGSSQEKHQRYGEEHGGSRRGQHEFGNVFQGLDVEILAEVFGVDQETARKLRSEDDSRGPIIRVEKGLQVIKPPFGEEEYGRGQGRDEQYNGGENGLEETICTAKLRENIDNPARSDIYNPRAGRYSTVNSLTLPILSFLRLSAARGVLHKNAIMAPHWCVNAHKIVYVTRGELRMQIVNHRGQAVFDDRLREGQVVVVPHNFAVVKQAGEEGAEWVSFNTNENAMINTLSGRTSALRGLPVDVIANAYQISEDEAAKLKLSRQETFIFSGSGRSYRGGRAASA